ACTGGCGCTGTTCTTCGGGGACGGCGAACTGCTGAAGTAAAGCAGTCAGCGTTCAGCCGTCAGCAGGAACGGCACAGGCTCCAGCTCAGGCTGGGGCTTTTTGTTGACCCCGGCTGGCTGACCGCTCACCTGAACGCGGGCAAGAGCGCCGGTTCCTGCTGCGCCGCGTATCCGCGCGTCAGGAGGCGCAGGCCATCCGCGGTGGGGAGAATCAGCACGTCTTCCAGGCGGCCTGCGGCGGGGCGGAAGGCCTCGCCCTGTGGGGTCTGGACGGTGCGGGCCGCCTCCCCGGCCAGGCTGCGGGCGCTGAACTGGGGGGCCTGCACCAGCATCTCCCAGGCCAGGGTGCGGTTGTTGCCGTCATAGCGCACGGTGACGGCGCGGGCGGGCAGGGGCGGGTGGCTGGTCCACACGTCGCGGCGCAACCCGCCTCCCAGCCGGTCGCGGATATCCGCCTGCGCGTCGTAGCTGCCGTTGGCGGTGAACAGCACGCGGGCGGTGAGGTCAGACTGCTCGCGCGGGCCGCAGCCGACCAGCCCCGGAGCCAGGAGCGCGGCGAGCGTGAGGACGGTGGGCAGGCGGTTCATGCGCGCACGATACGCCCCGCCGGGGCTGTGCCAGCATGGCGGGTGTGGGTGCCTACCACTTTTCTCTGCTTCTCACCGCCGCGCTCCTCGCCCTGCTGCTGCTGCTCGGCCTGAGCCTGCAACTGGGGTGGCGGCGCGACCTCGCCCGCTGGCCACACCACGCGCTGTTTTTCGCCGTGTGTGCGGGCGTGCTGCTCTCGGCGGGCCTGGGCTGGCGGGCGGGCGCGCGGGGCTGGGCGCTTTTGCCCGCGCTGGCGCTGCTGCTGCTAATGCCGCGCACCCGTCCGGGCCGGGCCGATCACTGGCGGCTGGCGCTGGCGTGTGCGCTGGCGCTGGGCCTGGGAGTATGGGGGGCCTGGTAGCTCGAAGGGGGTAGAACGCAGGCCAGCGGGAGGTGTGGTCGGCGCTCCCTCATCGAAGTTGCCGGTTTTGTCTTACCGCGCGGCGAAAAACGCCAGATCGAGGGCGGGCGGGACATCCCCGAGCAGGCGGATCATCTGGACGATCTGCGCCGTGTGGCGAACCTCGTGTTGCATGACGTGCCACAGCACCTCGTCGACCGCGACGCGCCGGTCGGTCGCCGCCTGTTCGATCAGTTCGGGCCAGCGGGCCAGCGTGTCTTGCTCGACGGCCTCCCAGTACGTGAGCAGCTCCTCCAATGATTTCTCGGGATGGTGCCAGTATTCGTCGGGCGAGGAGGGCGGTTTCCAGCCGAAGGTTTCCCGCACCAGCGGTCGGCCCAGGAGGTCCCCCCGGAACCAGCCGTCTTCCACCACGGCGATATGCATCACCAGGTCTTTGATGCAGCGCGCCCCCTCTGTGGGGATCACGGCCCGCGAGAGCTGTTCGTCGGGCATGGCCCGCAAGGTCGCCCAGAGCGCGCGGCGTGTCCGGGTCAGGTAGTGGTAGAAGGCGTCAGTATTCACCCTCTCAATCTAGGTCCGGTTCACGTCAGGACTTGTCGTCATTCAGGTCCACTTCCGGCAACGCGCTAGCCTGGGGGCAATGACCCTCCCGCCCACTCCCCGGCTCCCGCCCGACCCCGTCGCGGCGGACCTGCCCGCCGTCATCCAGGGGATGCTCGCCCGGCGCACCACCAACGGCCCTTTCCGTCCCGACCCGGTCCGCCGCGAACACCAGCACCTCTTGATGCGGGTGGCGCAGGCGGCCCCCAGTCACTTCAACAGCCAGCCCTGGCGCTTCGTGCTGATCGAGGACCCGGGGACCATCGCCACCGTCGCGGACATTTCCGGGGCCAGCATGACCGAACTGATCGAGGCGGGCGTCTTCTTCGAGCGGTACCGCCGCTACTTCCGCTTCTCGGAAGCCGAGATGGACGAGCGGCGTGACGGCATTCATATCGACCACCTGCCGGGACCGCTGCGGCCCTTCACCCGCCAGGTCTTTTCCGACACCGGCCTGAAGCTGATGCGGCAGCTCGGCGTGCCCAAAAAGCTGGGGGAGGACAACCGCAAACTGGTCGCGGGCAGTCCCCTGCTGCTGGCCGCGCTGCTGGACAAAGCGGAGTATCGCCCCGGCGAACTCAGCGGCTTTTACAGCGTCTTCGGTCTGGGCGCGGCCATCGAGAACATCTGGAACGCGGTGGGGGCGTTGGGGATGGGCATCCAGTTCATCAGCACGCCGATGGAGCTTCCGCGTCAGTGGCAGGCCATCCGCGAGCTGCTGCGCGTGCCGGACGACCTCGAACTGATGGCCGTGTACCGCCTGGGCTACCTGCCCGAAGGCCAGAAGCGCCCCAGCATCGACTGGAGCAGCCGCCACCGCAAGAGGCTTTCGCAGTTCGTGGGCCGCGAGACGTGTGACGTGCCGGAGGAGGAGAACTGAGGGCGGTCAGCGTTGGACATACCGGGTGAAGTCGGGGTTGCAACTGTTTCATGTTCCAGATGGGTTTCCGAAAACGCCCTTCGTGGTCTGGAGTGAACGTTTCCCCCGGCCCTGAGTCCGGACAGTCCCCGGAGATGAAGGGACGCTGTAGCTCGCGCCCTTCCCGCATCTCTTCCCTCACCCCTCCGCCTTCAGAATGCCCGGTGGAGGAGAGAACATGACGAACACACTGACCCCCAACGCCGCCCAGAGCGGCAGCTTCCGGATCGGCGGCGACCTCAGCGTCAACCGCCTGGGCTTCGGCGCGATGCGAATCACGGGCGAGGGCATCTGGGGCGACCCCGCCGACCGCGAGGAGGCGCTGGCCACCCTGCGGCGCCTGCCCGAACTCGGCGTCAACTTCATCGACACCGCCGACTCCTACGGCCCCGCCGTCAGCGAGGAACTGATCCGCACCGCGCTCTACCCCTACGACACGGTGGTGATCGCCACCAAGGCCGGGCTGACCCGCACCGGCCCCGACGTGTGGGTGCCGCTGGGCCGTCCCGAGTATCTCAAGCAGCAGGCCTACCTCTCCCGCCGCCGTCTGGGCGTCGACCGCATCGACCTGTGGCAACTGCACCGCATCGATCCCACGGTGCCCCGTGACGAGCAATTCGCCGCCGTGCGTGAACTGC
The window above is part of the Deinococcus metallilatus genome. Proteins encoded here:
- a CDS encoding aldo/keto reductase, whose product is MTNTLTPNAAQSGSFRIGGDLSVNRLGFGAMRITGEGIWGDPADREEALATLRRLPELGVNFIDTADSYGPAVSEELIRTALYPYDTVVIATKAGLTRTGPDVWVPLGRPEYLKQQAYLSRRRLGVDRIDLWQLHRIDPTVPRDEQFAAVRELLDEGVIRHAGLSEVNVEEIEAARRFFPVATVQNLYNLVNRKSEDVLDHCEREQIGFIPWYPLAAGGLAREGSVLGEVARRVGGTPSQVALAWVLKRSPVMLPIPGTGKVKHLEENVAAASLQLSEEDFRLLDEVGREEWRQRQAARR
- a CDS encoding DinB family protein; this encodes MNTDAFYHYLTRTRRALWATLRAMPDEQLSRAVIPTEGARCIKDLVMHIAVVEDGWFRGDLLGRPLVRETFGWKPPSSPDEYWHHPEKSLEELLTYWEAVEQDTLARWPELIEQAATDRRVAVDEVLWHVMQHEVRHTAQIVQMIRLLGDVPPALDLAFFAAR
- a CDS encoding nitroreductase family protein; the encoded protein is MLARRTTNGPFRPDPVRREHQHLLMRVAQAAPSHFNSQPWRFVLIEDPGTIATVADISGASMTELIEAGVFFERYRRYFRFSEAEMDERRDGIHIDHLPGPLRPFTRQVFSDTGLKLMRQLGVPKKLGEDNRKLVAGSPLLLAALLDKAEYRPGELSGFYSVFGLGAAIENIWNAVGALGMGIQFISTPMELPRQWQAIRELLRVPDDLELMAVYRLGYLPEGQKRPSIDWSSRHRKRLSQFVGRETCDVPEEEN